A window from Caloranaerobacter ferrireducens encodes these proteins:
- a CDS encoding arginase family protein codes for MEHKFQYIDFVQAIKENNLPRKYYPLDDKENIERIIKLLPKPWIVFLGSGDYHYLSYFLIKNLSKKPYLILFDNHFDMNYAPNGMLSCGSWVREALINDLIKGVLVIGASSMSKPTNFWHPGIVYIKNSNDLININKYKNLLKYDLYISIDKDVLDPSVLKTDWDQGKMKEDTLLRWLLQISSKGKVVGVDLCGDFKRDPISELIDLKNKKAHERINRKIIRLFTENYSKTA; via the coding sequence TTGGAACATAAATTCCAATATATAGATTTTGTACAAGCAATAAAGGAAAATAACTTACCACGTAAATATTATCCTCTTGATGATAAAGAGAATATTGAAAGAATAATTAAATTACTTCCCAAACCGTGGATTGTTTTTCTAGGATCAGGAGACTATCATTACTTAAGTTACTTTTTGATTAAAAACCTTTCTAAGAAGCCATACCTTATTTTATTTGATAACCATTTCGATATGAATTATGCTCCAAATGGAATGCTTTCTTGTGGTTCATGGGTGCGCGAAGCTTTAATAAATGACTTAATAAAAGGAGTTTTAGTTATAGGAGCATCTTCTATGTCAAAGCCTACAAATTTTTGGCATCCAGGGATAGTTTATATTAAAAATTCCAATGACTTGATTAATATTAATAAATATAAAAATCTATTAAAATATGATTTATATATTAGCATTGATAAGGATGTATTAGATCCATCTGTTTTAAAAACTGACTGGGATCAAGGCAAAATGAAAGAGGATACTTTATTAAGGTGGCTATTGCAGATTAGTTCAAAAGGAAAAGTAGTAGGAGTAGATTTGTGTGGAGATTTTAAACGAGATCCTATATCAGAGCTAATAGATTTAAAGAATAAAAAAGCTCATGAGAGAATTAATAGAAAAATAATTAGGTTATTTACAGAAAATTATTCAAAAACTGCATAA
- a CDS encoding NUDIX hydrolase produces the protein MNINYIQKKISNRKGRPLGIEKDFSVLLPLIKVKDELHILYEVRSKNLDTQPGEISFPGGMVENGETYKDAAVRETIEELNIGKENIAIIGELDYIMTPFNISIYPFVGLLKDLKTNSIDFNSDEVEEIFTVPLSFFIENEPLKYYIHIEPRTDDDFPYHLIQNGKAYNWRKGKYPVYFYKYEDYIIWGITARITKNFIDLLKT, from the coding sequence ATGAATATAAATTACATTCAAAAGAAAATAAGCAATAGAAAAGGTAGACCTTTAGGAATAGAAAAAGATTTTAGTGTTTTACTACCTTTAATAAAGGTCAAAGATGAATTACATATACTATATGAGGTGAGGTCAAAAAATTTAGATACACAGCCTGGTGAAATCTCATTTCCTGGGGGAATGGTAGAAAACGGTGAAACCTATAAAGATGCTGCTGTAAGGGAAACTATTGAAGAGTTAAATATAGGTAAAGAAAATATTGCTATAATTGGTGAGTTAGATTATATAATGACACCATTTAATATATCTATATATCCGTTTGTTGGGTTATTGAAAGACTTAAAAACGAATAGTATAGATTTTAACTCTGATGAAGTTGAAGAAATTTTTACAGTTCCTTTAAGTTTTTTTATAGAAAATGAACCCCTTAAATATTATATTCATATAGAACCACGAACAGACGATGATTTCCCATATCATTTGATACAAAATGGAAAAGCTTACAACTGGAGAAAAGGTAAATATCCTGTTTATTTTTATAAATATGAGGATTATATAATATGGGGTATTACAGCAAGGATAACTAAAAATTTTATAGATTTATTAAAAACATAG
- the tyrS gene encoding tyrosine--tRNA ligase: protein MANVYDILKERGFIEQATHEDEIRELLGKESVTFYIGFDPTADSLHVGHFIQVMVMMHMQRAGHRPIALIGGGTALVGDPTGKTEMRKMLTREQINKNAESFKKQFSKFIDFGEGKALLLNNADWLTNLNYIDFLREIGRHFSVNRMLTAECFKTRLERGLSFLEFNYMLMQSYDFLELYRKYNCKLELGGSDQWSNILGGVDLVRRVEGDSVYGLTFKLLTTSEGKKMGKTESGAVWLDPNKTSPYDFYQYWRNVDDRDVEKCLALLTFLPMDEVRRLGALEGAEINKAKEVLAYEVTKLVHGEEEAKKAEKAAKALFGGKGDLENMPTTEISKDKLTEGIDILNLLIETGLTSSRGEGRRLIKQGGIYVENERVTNSDLVINESNFIDNKLIIRKGKKVYHMVKLV, encoded by the coding sequence GTGGCAAATGTTTATGACATTTTAAAAGAAAGAGGTTTTATTGAACAAGCTACTCATGAAGATGAAATAAGAGAACTTTTAGGAAAAGAATCTGTAACTTTTTATATTGGATTTGACCCAACAGCAGACAGTCTTCATGTAGGTCACTTTATTCAAGTAATGGTTATGATGCACATGCAAAGAGCTGGTCACAGACCAATTGCTTTAATTGGTGGAGGTACTGCTTTAGTAGGCGATCCAACAGGTAAGACTGAAATGAGAAAAATGCTTACTAGAGAACAAATTAATAAAAACGCCGAATCCTTTAAAAAACAATTTTCAAAATTTATCGATTTCGGAGAAGGCAAAGCACTACTTTTAAACAATGCCGATTGGTTAACTAATTTAAATTATATAGATTTCTTAAGAGAAATCGGAAGACATTTTTCTGTAAACAGAATGCTTACAGCTGAATGTTTCAAAACTAGATTAGAAAGAGGTTTGTCCTTTTTAGAATTTAACTATATGTTAATGCAATCATACGACTTTTTAGAGCTTTATAGAAAATATAACTGTAAATTAGAACTTGGTGGTAGTGATCAATGGTCTAATATATTAGGTGGTGTTGACTTAGTAAGAAGAGTCGAAGGTGATTCTGTATACGGTTTGACATTTAAACTTCTAACAACTAGCGAAGGTAAGAAAATGGGTAAAACAGAATCTGGAGCAGTATGGCTAGATCCTAACAAAACTTCACCTTATGACTTCTATCAATACTGGAGAAATGTAGATGATAGAGATGTAGAAAAATGTCTTGCTTTATTAACTTTCTTACCAATGGATGAAGTAAGAAGACTAGGAGCTCTTGAAGGAGCAGAAATAAATAAAGCAAAAGAAGTTCTTGCATATGAAGTTACTAAATTAGTCCATGGTGAAGAAGAAGCTAAAAAAGCTGAAAAAGCAGCAAAGGCTCTTTTCGGAGGAAAAGGTGATTTAGAAAACATGCCTACAACTGAAATCAGTAAAGATAAACTTACTGAAGGTATAGATATCTTAAACTTATTAATTGAAACTGGTCTTACTTCTTCAAGAGGAGAAGGTAGAAGACTAATTAAACAAGGTGGTATATATGTAGAAAACGAAAGAGTTACAAATTCAGACCTTGTAATAAATGAAAGCAATTTTATAGATAATAAGTTAATCATTAGAAAAGGGAAAAAAGTATATCATATGGTTAAGTTAGTATAA
- a CDS encoding class II SORL domain-containing protein — protein sequence MKSLGQFLQSGDWKNEKHVPVIQIPEKVKPNEEFELKISIGKEIKHPNTLEHHISWIKVFYLPEDSKFPIELGNFNFTAHGENDVLNEPTVTTHIKLNKSGTIYALSYCNLHGLWENSTEIKIEE from the coding sequence ATGAAATCATTAGGACAATTTTTGCAAAGCGGTGATTGGAAAAATGAAAAACATGTTCCTGTAATTCAGATTCCTGAAAAAGTTAAACCAAATGAAGAATTTGAACTTAAAATCTCAATTGGAAAAGAAATAAAACATCCAAATACATTAGAACATCATATTTCATGGATTAAAGTTTTCTATTTACCTGAAGATAGTAAATTCCCTATTGAATTGGGAAATTTCAATTTTACTGCTCACGGTGAAAATGATGTACTAAACGAACCTACTGTAACAACTCATATCAAATTAAATAAATCTGGTACTATTTATGCATTAAGTTACTGCAATTTACACGGTTTATGGGAAAATAGTACAGAAATAAAAATAGAAGAATAG
- the panD gene encoding aspartate 1-decarboxylase gives MMLNLFKSKIHRATVTEANLNYVGSITIDEALMDAAGIIENERVQVVNISNGARLETYVIKGERDSGVICLNGAAARLVQPGDKVIIMAYCWVDKEEAEKLKPKVVFVDENNKILDVTNKEEHGEIR, from the coding sequence ATGATGCTTAATTTATTTAAAAGCAAGATACACAGAGCAACTGTAACAGAGGCTAATTTAAACTATGTAGGAAGTATTACAATAGATGAGGCTTTGATGGATGCAGCTGGCATTATTGAGAATGAACGTGTACAGGTTGTTAATATTAGTAATGGAGCAAGACTTGAGACATATGTGATAAAAGGAGAAAGAGATAGTGGAGTAATATGTCTAAATGGAGCAGCAGCTAGATTAGTACAGCCAGGAGATAAAGTAATAATTATGGCATATTGTTGGGTTGACAAAGAAGAGGCAGAAAAGCTAAAGCCAAAAGTAGTTTTTGTTGATGAGAATAATAAAATATTGGATGTTACTAACAAAGAAGAACATGGAGAGATAAGATAA